The sequence AGCTTCACCATCGTGAATTTTTATGTCTTGGGGTCGGAGATTTTCTAAATTTCCCTCTACAGCTAAAACCTCCACTTGAACCCCAACCCCTTCTGCGTGAGATTTCAACTTCTCCCCCATCACTCTGTATCTGTTTATAGAGAGACCAATGCCAGTTACTCGAAGCAGCCGCCGATTCGGAGACTCGGCGAGGCTCTTGATAAGGCTGTGCCATTGATGGCCGTATGGCAAACCAAACGCCATTCCCAAATCCAACACATGGACAGAATTCTCTCCCTCAAAGACTTCCAATATTGATGAATTGGCCACAAAATGCCCAAATTGGATATGTGGGTAAATCTCATAGGCAAGATTTAGAGCTTCATCCTTTTTCTTCCTATCAAAGGAATGATCCACTCTCGTCATGATGGGCAGACCAAAGCCAACGTAGCCAAGTGGCTGAACCAAAGCGAGGCGGTCGGCCAAGCCCTGGACAAAACATGAAGCCACTCGTTGGAAGGAAGACCCAAATACCAAAGCATTGGCTCGAAGCTCAGATAGAAGAATTGAAGCATAAGACCTATCACGGCAAGCCACAGCCTCAGCACAGGCAACAAGAAGGTGTAAAAGCCTCATTCCATCAGCACTAGCATCCTCCTCCGCTGCACTTTCCTCCGCATTAATGATAGCAGCAGCGGCTTCCTCAACGGCCTCTGCCGCCAAATAGCGCTGATTGTAAGTCCAGATGTGAGCTCGGAAGCCAGTACTCAAGCTATCAGAGCTGCTGCTACGGCTGAGGCTGAGGCTACTTCTATTGTTGCTACTGTTTCCACTACCATCTTCAACTGGGATTGATTCGGGTTCAATTTTAAGTCTCTTGTGTCTGAATTCGTCGGAGAAGGAAATGACCCATCTGCTTGCTGCAGTAGTATCATCCAACAAGGAGAGCCAATGGGTGGCTCCACCGTCACCTACGGTATCCTCATCCTCCTTTCCAGTGGAGGTGAAGTCCGCAGAGAAGAAGCTGCCCCCGTCA comes from Benincasa hispida cultivar B227 chromosome 2, ASM972705v1, whole genome shotgun sequence and encodes:
- the LOC120071002 gene encoding GRAS family protein RAD1-like, with protein sequence MALDGDGGSFFSADFTSTGKEDEDTVGDGGATHWLSLLDDTTAASRWVISFSDEFRHKRLKIEPESIPVEDGSGNSSNNRSSLSLSRSSSSDSLSTGFRAHIWTYNQRYLAAEAVEEAAAAIINAEESAAEEDASADGMRLLHLLVACAEAVACRDRSYASILLSELRANALVFGSSFQRVASCFVQGLADRLALVQPLGYVGFGLPIMTRVDHSFDRKKKDEALNLAYEIYPHIQFGHFVANSSILEVFEGENSVHVLDLGMAFGLPYGHQWHSLIKSLAESPNRRLLRVTGIGLSINRYRVMGEKLKSHAEGVGVQVEVLAVEGNLENLRPQDIKIHDGEALVITSIFQMHCVVKESRGALTSVLRMIYDLSPKALVLVEQDSNHNGPFFLGRFMEALHYYSAIFDSLDAMLPKYDTRRAKIEQFYFAEEIKNIVSCEGMARVERHERVDQWRRRMSRAGFQASPIKVMAQAKQWIGKFKSNEGYTIVEEKGCLVLGWKSKPIVAASCWKC